The DNA region CCACGGTCTGCGAGTAAGCAAAATCAGGCTTACGTGGAAAACCGCAGGCAAGAAAAAAGCATTTATTGGCTATTTAATAAATCGTGACAGTGTAAAAAGACACAACACGTCCCTGTATGTTTGTGACATAACACACACAAGGACTCGGGGGTCACCAcactccttttctcctctggtgTAGGATCTCCCAACCTGTGTACCTGGTCTCCACCAACCTCCACGACACGCCCCGTCTGCGGAGACTCGGCACTGCGGAGGCACTGATGCATCCGCTGCACTGAGCACTCAGCAGGGACTTGACAGCGGCTCTGGCTGCTGGCCCAGCTCCACCCAGGAGGATCCCCGCTCATCCGAGGCTCATCAGAGCCAGTCTAGACTCATCCGCAGACTAGAGCTGCACCACACTCCCACACCCGGCCGAACGAACCATTTCCAGCGACATGGTGTCCTGGTATCCTCTTGGGGTTCCTGCTGTCAGTGGAGGGGAGGCTGAAAGGGACGGGAGAAACCTAGAGAGTCCCTCCCCAGTCGGAGGAACCCAGATCCCAAATATAGCAGGGACAAAAAGGGATGTTTCAGTGATATGTAGCGGCCATCTTCCTAATGCCTGGATTTTTCATTGGACATGCATCCCAAAACAACTTGCCTGGTTGGCCATCAAGCCGCAAACCCGCCTCTTAAAGCTTAAGTGACGGGAGGAGCACACCCATGTGGCAGAGTGAGATACAGATCAGGAATTCCAGGCAGGAGCTTACTCCTCTGGACCCACACTGGCTCCACTAGGGGAAAAGGGCATAAGAAGAGCCTGTCCCGGCTTTCCTGACTAGGCACTTAACTCAGCGAGCAATTCTTGCTTCCTCCCCTTCcaatggggttacagatgtgctcAGGGAATTCCAGATTCAGTGTCTATGGCAACAGCCCACCACATCATAGAAAACAAAAGGCAGACCAGGTTTCATTGGAATAAAAGAGAGACTGATATATCACACTTCAGAAATTTGGAATGAAGTAGATTTCTCTACCTACCCATATTCAGTCAGTAacatagaaaacacacacacacacacacacacacacacacacacacacacacacatatatataggaACACAATTATTGAAAGCATAGAGAAAGTGAAATTTATAGACAGAAAGAGGCAGACATACTTGCGAAAGTCCCCATACTTTAACAGTGACCAAGCCTAACCTGACCCAATGACTTCTGCTGTCTTCTACAAGCACAATATTACATAACTCCAAATGGCCAGTCTGGAGAGACAACCGGTGCTACACAATTCAGCCCGCCCCCTCAGATATATGTAAGGATCAGATTCAAAAAGGGACACCAAGTCAGATTGCTCTTGGTGGCTGTCACTAAACTGGAGGTCACAGTCTCTATCTGAAGCCCGGTTCAGCCACCCAGCCTTGTGAAGACATTTAAAACATGCTTATTAAtagtaaaaagcagaaaaaggagaattATGCAATATGGCCATGTTGGAAAGAGGACCAAAAACATCCAGAGACCCCCAACAGTCCATCTTGGGATTACTACAGTGAGATGGAAGTTTAAACAGAGGGCCAGGACACATTAAGCAGTCCAGGATGAGGTGCGATCCCATCCATCACTGAACTGTCATCATATCTAGGGGGATGACAATCTCTTTCTTAGAGAAGAGAAGTATTTTTGGAGAGAAAAGCTCCACCTCTGGTTGGCCCAGGCTTTTCTTCTCCCAACACGAGATTCCTGAAGAAATTCcaatttcttgggttttttttgtttgtttgtttgtttgttttcgtttgtttgtttggttggttttttgagatcaggctggctttgaagtcagagagccacctgccccGAATcccgggtgctgagattaaaggcatgcagcaccaccgcCTGGTTGGGGTTCATTGTTTTAATACTGTTAAAACTAAGGcatctttttagaaaatattcatttctgCCAGGTTAGTGACAGGGACACAAGATTTAATGTCAAACAGAATGGTGGGACCTGAAAGAAAATAACTTGGGACTACTCAGAAAGAGCAAGGATATCTATTTTAAGGGTGTGGGGAAAGAAGAGGTTGCACTTGGAGGAAGAAGTCTCCTTAATGCATGACTTAGAGGATGTGAGGGAAGTGAGGGACATATCATTCGAAGGAATGTATATCCTTGCTGGTTTAGGATCTGGTTGCCTGAGGAGTTAGTTGTAGGGGTGTTAGGTTTCGGCCAGAGGCTAGTCAGACCACTTTTCCGGCAGTATTCCAGATACTGGCAGGCTCCCTACCAAGAATATGTCTGTGACTCTAACTGGTTCTCTGGTACCCAGGTATGAGGAAGGAAGTGCTAAGTCCTGGAGACAAAGTAACTCCATTTTGGATAACCTGCTTCTCAGAGCTGATTCTGATGTACCTGGTGCCGCCGCAGGGTTAGTTCAGCAGCTAGGCTGGGTTTGTACTCAAACTCCCAGGTGTCTGGATTAGACAATGACAGGCCAAGGAACTTAGAGACAGACCACACCATATTCTCTCTGGCACTAAATCTTGTGGTCTCAAGGAACAATCACTTTTCCAGTGTCCTCTATCCTATCAAGACCTTACAGTGAGAACTACAGAATCACATCAGGCTACTTGTCAGTTTCCCTCAACTCCCTTGAGGGACTGAGAATCACAGAATTACAGTTGGGTGCTTGTCAAACAAGCCTCAGTAGCAGTGAGAACAGCATCAGCATTGATGGTAGAGAGAGGCGGCTGCAGAGGGGTGGGACCTCAGAGATATCTGGTCATATCTAACAATATGGACCTTACATAAGTGGTTTGTGAGATGACTAAATTCACACTCCATTGCTATAAAAGACTtctcctggggttggggatttagctcagtggcagagcacttgcctagcaagcgcaagcgcaagtctctgggttcagtcctcagctgggggtgggggaagagacaaaaataacaaaaaggggctggagaaatggctcagcagtcaagagcactggctgtgcttccagaggacctgagttcaattcccagcacccacatggcagctcacaacggtctgtaactctagttccaggggatccaacaccctaaCACAGACGTgcacgcagacaaaacaccaatgcacataaagtaaaataattaattaaaagatttctagccagcacttgggaggcagagacaggcagatttccaagttcgaggccagcctggtctacagatggagttccaggacaaccagggctgttacacagagaaaccttgtctcgaaaaacaaacaaacaaaatgacaaaaaaagacTTCCACCCCTTTCAGCAATGTgtgagggcaaaaaaaaaaaaaaaaaaaaaaaaaaaaaaaggggggggggataagagatcatttattctggagccaagtaTGAGTGACCATGACCTGAAAATAAATTACCCCAGCAGTATGTTCCAATGTGGTAACAGTATCGTGATGTTTTATAGTTACAAAGTTAAGAGACTTGAAATATATTGGTGGAAACATTGGATAGACAGATTACAGAAAATGGGGACATTTCTAATACATGTCTCAGACTCCCTGACCACATGCTTAGCCTTCTGGTTGGTAGAAGCAAGTAGCGGGCTAAATTAATATCTTAAAAAGATTTTACCTGATAACCACAAGAATATTAGGCCCAACCCGGAAGTGGGCAAAAAATGGCTAACAAGAGGGTTAAAGACAGTCCAAGACAAATTATAATTAAGCTTTAGGACCTGCAACATTCTAACCTCTCCAGTCATTGAAGCTATAATCACCTTTCTAGAACATTCAAATTCCAGTGtggcttctttccttcttttgaattgaaaataaaatatttttgaagcagggtctcactatacagcgcttgctggcctgaacttgctatgtggagtaggctggcctctaattcagagATCCATTTACCTGTGCCTccacaatgctgggattaaaggcattcaccaccaggCCTAGaaaattacatatgtgtatagTGTATGCGTGtttctgtatgtgggtatgtgcacacgtgtgtaggATTGTGCAGAGCCCCAAAGGGGGTATCACATCccctgggctggagttacagttgtttgTGAgcaacctgatgtgggtgctgggatctgaactttggtcctctgcaagagcagaaagtgttcttaaccaaCGAGTCATTTTTCCAGCCCAAAGATGAAGTGAGtggttccttcctcccttccctccttctcctctcccttcctccctccttttccttccttcctttcctctcttattctctctctctcctttttctccttgttCTTGAGGTTGGGGTGCATTCcttcacactctctctctccttttcctccttgttcTTGAGGTTGGGGTGCATTCcttcacactctctctctccttttcctccttgttcTTGAGGTTGGGGGGTGCATTCCTTCacaccccctctctccttttcctccttgttcTTGAGGTTGGGGTGCATTCCTTCACacactctctccctttcctccttgttCTTGAGGTTGGGTGCATTCCTTCacactctctccttttcctccttgttcTTGAGGTTGGGGTGCATTCCTTcacaccctctctctcctttttctccttgttCTTGAGGTTGGGGTGCATTCCTTCACAtactctccctttcctccttgttCTTGAGGTGGGGGGGGTGCATTCCTTCacactctctctttttctccttgttcTTGAGGTTGGGGTGCATTCCTTCACacactctccctttcctccttgttCTTGAGGTTGGGGGTCCATTCCTTcacaccctctctctccttttcctccttgttcTTGAGGTTGGGGTGCATTCcttcacactctctctctccttttcctccttgttcTTGAGGTTGGGGGGTGCATTCCTTCACAAACACAATGACATCAGGGAGCCGGCTGTGGCTGTAGCACTGCACACTTCAAACTTTTTCtacttctgtctcttttttttttttttgtaagttcatCTGCAGCCTGCGCGTTACTGGCCTGTCAGCACTGTCTACCTTTGGCAGAATTATAAGGTGCCTGCGTTAAAAAATGAATCAagaggaaacaaaggaaacatttgaacACACTCAGATAAGCAGGCTGTTGAAATTCAAGATCACATTCTCAAGTTCAAAAGCCAGAGTTAACACTGAAATTGAGCGCAGGAGCAGGTCACTGGAAAGTGGTCAAGGACACATAagaatgtggggtgggggtggtggtggtggtggtggtggtggtattctCTGCTATGCGCAACCCCAAACTTGAAACTGTGACTCCCCAAACCTTCAAATTTGCCAAAGAGACATTATTCTGTAGGTCACCTGAAGATTTTCACCTaaggccgggtgttggtggcacccgcctttaatcccagcactcaggaggcagagccaggcgggtctctgtgagttcgaggccagcctggactaccaagtgagtcccaggaaaggcgcaaagctacacagagaaaccctgtctcgaaaaaccaaaaaaaaaaaaaaaaaaaaaaaaaaaaaaaaaaagattttcacctAAATGGTCACTCACAGAAACCTTTTATCCAAGGAACTACCTATCCCCAAAGAGTTTTACTTTAAGTCTGAtcttcatagatttttttcttcacgCATACAGGAAGACCTTGCACGATAAAAACACTCTCCACAAAACACCACCTCTAAGACGGTTATGCCCCAGCGGGGCCAGAAGCTCCGCCTGTCTCTGGCCTCCCGCTTCATTTTCCTCCTCACGCTCTGCAGCTCCTCACAATCAGCACTTCTTGGGGAGCAATTCTGACCAGCTGGAAGTCGAGTGTTTCCAAGAGGTAGCTGAGCAACATACCAAAGGACACTTCAAGGCCACCCCACTGAAGGGTCACAATGTGCCCCCACTCGGCCCACTTGCTTATTGACATGCTTCATGCCAACATCCACAGGGTCATGAGACAAGGATGGTGACTCAAAATCCTTTCACTGCTAGGATGCTCCTCCATTCTACTTCTGTGTTCGCGTACGAAATCGAGAAAGCGCTAAGACACttcatttggattttaaaatggGGCAGAAGCCTATTCTTTGGCAATGCAAAGATTGCAGCTATTTCTAGGTAAGCAGGCCAGCACGGAAAAGGACAGAACTCTCCGTTCTGCTCAGCTTCTAGTTTTCCTTTTCCCCAGCTGGTGGTTGTCAGGTCTCCACCTGGGGATTTACATATTCTGCTTACCCCTTTGAAAGCATCTCTTGAATCCACCCCCACCACCATTGACTCCCGGGGTCACTTGGGTTTCAGACAGAGCTTGCTTTGTAGTGGATGATGTCCTTGAACCTCTGACTGTCTTACTCCTCTCGCCTGCCCTCCTGGTTTCTCAATCATTTTCTATAGTCACTCTTGAGGCTCCAGATAGTGTCACTAGGAAGCAGCAGGGATGGCGGGTCTCCAGGTAGCTCTGGGCCCCCGAAGACACACCTGGAAACTCCATGTAGCAGTTCCAGGATGAGGCTTCCTGACAAGCAGCAGGTCCTGCCTGGAAGGTGTAGCAGAGAGGGGTGTGTAGACATCGGAGCCACCAGTGTAAGAAACCTACTCTGTCTGTGTAacagaatttgttttaaaaagatttatttattatgtatagtgttctgcctacatgtatgcctgcaggccagaagagggcaccagatctcattacagatggttgtgagccaccctatggttgttgggaattgaactcaggacctttggaagaacagccagtgctcttaaccactgagtcatctctccagcccccataacaGAATTCTTGAAGCAAGGAGATCAGGTTTAGAGGCAGTCTGGGAGATGAAGGCATTGTTCAAGGCCAGTGCAGAAGCAGGACACAGGCAAGAGCCTCGTGAAGCAAGCCAGGTGAGAGAGGAGGGGAGCCTGCTGGAGTGGGGCAAGATAGCCACCAGGCCATTAGATCTTGAAGTCTCTTTTATATCAATAGTGGATGATGTAAGGAGTTTGGGGCCAGAAGTAAACAGATGAGTACCGATCTTCTGGCACACCTCTGGTACCTCCTCATACATATCACCTCTGGTGATAGTGAATCTTCATTAGTTAGTTTGAGTGCAtacagaatcaccatggaaacatacctCTTTGTCTATGAAGGGTGTTTTCAGGGAGACCCATCCTGAATATAAGTGGCACCATTTCAAGCTCTGGGATTCAGGACTGAATgaagggatggagggtggggacATGAGATGAGCACCAATCTGACTATAGAGGCAATATGGTCAGCCAGTTGTCTTGTTTCTAGTCACACAGCTAAGGCTCCTCTCACCATGCTTTCCTTCCATTAGGGACTACAAGCCTTCTTAAATCTTGATGGAAAACACAggcttccttccttaaattgttttcaattcttattttggttttttgtttttgtttttcaatacagggtttttctgcatgacactggctgtcctggaactcactctatagaccaaatggccttgaacttcacaAACCAACAGCTTGTATGTTTTAGCATATACAGACTAGAGATTTTAGCAAGAGAGAGACATGAAACTATAAGTCTATttggagccaggtatggtggcacacacctttgatcccagcacttggaaggcagaggcaggcagatctctgagttcaaggccagcctggtctatagagtgggttccaagacagccagagctacacagagaaaccctgtctcaaaaaaaaaaaaaaaaaaaaaaaaaaaaaaaaaaaaaaaagattctattttGGAGGCAATGAGAACCACtgggcagagggaagagggaaagaggtaAAAAATGGGTGAAAAGAATCAAAGTACATAGTATACATGTATCAAAGTATCATAGCAAAACCCATTACTTTGCATAATACAtaccttttttaatttaaaagaagaaacaatatgCAGAAATTACTTCCCCCAATCTGAACTAAATATAAGAGTCCTGAAAATGACTAGTCTAAGGTTTAACATTCACTAGGTTGAGTATAATTTCTTGCTATATTTACCCCTTCCTATGGGTTTATCAGAACATAACCAAATGGGTAACTAAGAACATCTGTATTTGTGAAGAGCAGTAAACAGTATATTAGAGGAAATACTGTAGTGCTGCTACAGTAACTCAGAAAAGTAAAAACTGGCCCAGAAGACTGGTGTTCAAAGCAAAGCCGAATCTGCTGCTGTGAAGGCATGTGTCCCATGCTTACACCACTGGACACTGCTCCTTTATAACTAAGACAAAAGGAAAGGACACTCTGTAAGGCTGCCTGTAAAACTGACCAAGTATAAAACATTCTGAATCGTGAAAATGAGCCAAGCAACCTCTCTTCACTAATGTGAGCAGTAATTTccatgaattaaaattttcttcatgtcattatttgaggCCTTCCAAGTAATAATTCCTATGATTACCAAATATAGAATTCTACTCACATCTCAGTACATCCAACATAGAGGCACCTAACTATATCTAAGCAACCCCATAAATCCCTTTAAGTTAAACACCAATCCTGCCAGAATATCCATGGAATGTTCTTACTGATGAGACATACTGGCTTACTGTGCACAAACAGATTTAGTACAATTTATTACATGGTACTAACAGTCTTTGGCAAAAGGCCACAAATACCAACATCTCTCTTAGTATAGTGACTGGAGGGGAAATTACAATAAAAATCAATGGTACAACAATACAAACATCAAAATAACatttacatgagaaaaaaaacattAGTCATATATGTACAATAAAAGTGGCTGGTGACATGAAAAACTAGGAAAGCTTGTAAATGTGATGTGATCTATGATTATAGAGTGACATTTATACCTACCTTCTAAGTAGACTAAGAATTAACACTTGTTAATCTACAAGtggtttgaaaataatttaaaggacAAGGAGACAAGAAatgttaggaaaaaaaacatCAGGTAGAGAAGAAagttaacaaacaaaaatatataatatgaaaatgaGTTCTGTTCATGGAAGAGAATGATAGTCTACAAAAAATGGTAAGAGCTTGCCATATGAATTAAGAGGGAAAAATCTCAATATTCacaaaaactcatttttttccatGATACAATAATCTCAAGGGCTTGAAAACAAGACTTTCTTTTGAGCCTTCTGGCATTACAAATAACTATAAACTCATCAGTGAATgtacagaaattaaaataaaaggaaaaaaccacCTGATTTAATGCAAAAAGATTTCATCCATTAAACTTGTATGCACTATTGCTCTAAGAAACCTTACTAAATTAATGTAATGATAGTGTACCtttaccttcttttctttctttttcctttttggtttccATCTCCTGTACTTAAGCAATCCTTCACTTCACATACTCAGTTTAAAGATaattttcaggggctggagaaatggctcagtggttaagagtgtgtaatagtcttgcagaggacaggaTTCAGTTCCGAGCAGTTCCGAGCACCCACATgagacagctcacagctgcctataattctagcccCAGAGAATCAGAtctccttctggtctctgcaggcactacaTGAATGTGCACAAATTCACACAAAGacaacatgcatatacatatagttttaaaaagagattttttttaaaagcaaaaatgtgAAGCATGGAGTCCAAAAAGGTTCTTTTAAGAATGAACTACCAATGCTGGATGTGGAAGCAGACATCTTTCACTCAAACATTCtagaggttgaaacaggaagataATTTGATCAAGGCCAGACTGGATTACATGGCAAGACTAtttctgaaaaacagaaacaaatcgCTAATAAATTCCAATAAGTACAATATATTTACAAAGTTTTCTTTAGATATTggattttctaaaacaaacaaaagtttgtATTCAGTCCTTCACATAATTGACATTTATGGAAATTAATGTATGAAATTTTTTCAAAGGACTGTCCCACTATTTGCTGCTACTGAGTTCCTTGTGCTTTGACAAGGAAAGATTTTATTGGGGAAGTATTTGCACACGTGTTCATATTTGGACATCTCTTCTAGTCAAACATAcaaatatgttttttcttttctttctttttttttgaaacagttttactatgtagccctgagtGACTAGgaaatcaatatataaaacagattggccttgaactctgatattccctgcctctgtctctcaaattttgggattaaaggtaagccACACTATGCCTGTCCAAACATGTTCTTTCTTAATCCATGAATAGGATCAAAAGATGTTCCACATGTTTAACTTTATAGTTCTTTGAATGCAGTCTTATGAAGACTTTTCAAGTTCTGAATTCAAGGTTCCTGTCTGGTGAGTTCTTCTATGTCTGTGGAAAGAGCTATAATaactgaaggctttcccacattctgTACATacaaagggtttctctccagtgtgacttCTTTCATGTGACTTAACATAACGAAAAGAACGGAAGGGTTTCCCACATTGTGAACATataaagggtttctctccagtgtggattctttcatgtattttgagGTAACTAGGAGAACGaaaggcttttccacattgaACACATGCATAAGGCTTCACTGTAGTATGAGCTTTCTCATGTCTTCTCCATGATATGCGACTACAGAAGGCTTTGCCACATTGCTTGCATaaatagggtttttctccagtgtgagtCTGTTTATGACTGTGAAAGGTACTGAACCaactgaaggctttcccacattgcttACAAACGTAGGGGTTCATGCCACTGTGAATTACTTCATGTCTTCTTAAAtgatacaaagaaaagaaggctTTTCCACATTGCTTACATACATatggtttttctccagtgtgagttCGTTCATGTATTTGAACCTGACGAGAAGacctgaaggctttcccacattgttTACAtagatagggcttctctccagtatgaatcaATTCATGGTATTGAAGGGAACCGAGAAAAGTAAAAGCTTTCCCACATTCCTTGCACACataaggtttttctccagtgtgagttCGTTTATGAATTTGAACTTGTTTAGGAGATCTGAAGGTTTTTCCACACTGCTTacatacatagggtttctctccactatGCATCAATTCATGGTATTTAACTGAACTGTGACTagtaaaggctttaccacattgcttACATACACATTCTCCAGaatgaattattttatgtgttcgaAAAGCACTTTCACAACTGAAAACTTTCTCACATTGCAAACACACAAAGAGTTGCTCTCCTGTGTGAGTCCGTTCATGTTTTCGAAAGGCACCTGAAGAAGCAAAAGCCTTACCACATTTcgtacatttatagggtttctctccactgtGCATCATTTCATGGAATCGGAGTGAACTACGATcagtgaaggctttcccacactgctTACACACATagggcttttctccagtatgaattctttcatgtgttAAAAGAGAACTCGAACGGGCAAAGGTTTTCCCACACTGTTTACACATATAGGGCTTCTCACCTGTGTGGattctttcatgtatttgtagTGAACTAGGAAAAgggaaggctttcccacactgctTACAAACATAAGATTTTTCTCGGCTGTGATATTCTTCATGCCTTCTAAAAGAACTGGAAGAAGTAAATACTTTCCCACATTGCTTACATTCATAGTGTTTTTCTCCCGTAGAAGTCTTTTCATCATTTTGACCTGATGTGAGACAGTTAATGTCTTCATTACAGTGACTAGTTTTAGGTTTCTCCTTGGTGTGAATTCTTTTATGCTTCTGGAAGGTTGTGGTAGAACTGGAGATGTTGTTCCCAAATTCCCTATGTTTATTCAACTCCTTTCCATATTCCTGAGTGTCATATGATTTGTGTCCTGGGTTAGGATGAGGAAGGACATTTAGAGATAAGTGGCCAATAACCACTTCTCCATATACATGGTTTTCATATGTGGGAACTCCTGGACACGATTTCTGGTTCAGAACACACTCTGGAGTCCAGTTAAAGATTTCTGCTGCAGACTGATGACCTTCTGTATATTCACAGAGTCTTTCCAACAACTGGttactacaaaaaataaaaagtgtattaCTAAAAACgtgtttattaataatttatcacAAGAAGTGTTAACTATATCCCCtgtaataattttcaaaaatgtttgaATTAAATGTTCTGCAACATGGTTTAAGGACATTTACAATAAAAACAGAGGTAGTTGTGTGTAGTTGTGCAACACTGTCTTCATTACAGGCAAATGCTGAATGTCTATATTACCTTTAAATACATTGTCAATACTTAATACTGTATACATTTTTGATGTACTAGTGACTAAAATAATGTTGGATTCTAACATACTTGTATATATCTATTATGACATTCATCCTattctaaatttttttatttcatatacaaTGCATACCCAAAGCCTGGAGATAAAtcaatataacattttaaataatatagagTAAAGATagtatatatgaatatgataaaGTATTATTTGTGATATTACGATGCTCCAGCTGTTACTAATACTAGGATGTTCTGATTGCTGAAGTTAATGTGTAAGCAGTTTTGGAGAAGATTTGTtgaaattaaaactgtttggaaCAAGATTTATTTGTATCTATTACTGCTTTGTAAAGTGTGCCAACCCACCAAGAGTCCCGAGGAACACTGCTGTTTCCTTACAAATTACCTTAGTTTTCTCCAGAGATTTTCATACTCATTTTCAATGTTTTGGTGTTCCCATTTGTTTCCTAGAATACAAACCAAGAAAAATGGATTACttctacaggagaaaaaaagattctatctAAATTCACAAATTCACAGTATAAAGTGATTCCACCAGACATATTCACCCACAGTGTTCTTTTTCCATAATCTAATTCATATAGTAGGACTGATAAGCAAAAAACACTTGTTCTTTCTTTGactaagtaagaaaataatgTCATCTTTACCTATATAGGCCAGGTTCCTCAAGTTTTCctgcatcacatctttgtagagatcCTTTTGAGATGAATCCAGCATAGCCCACTCCTCCAGGGTGAAGTTCACAGACACATCCTCAAAG from Peromyscus leucopus breed LL Stock chromosome 22, UCI_PerLeu_2.1, whole genome shotgun sequence includes:
- the LOC114680869 gene encoding zinc finger protein 709-like, whose product is MESVTFEDVSVNFTLEEWAMLDSSQKDLYKDVMQENLRNLAYIGNKWEHQNIENEYENLWRKLSNQLLERLCEYTEGHQSAAEIFNWTPECVLNQKSCPGVPTYENHVYGEVVIGHLSLNVLPHPNPGHKSYDTQEYGKELNKHREFGNNISSSTTTFQKHKRIHTKEKPKTSHCNEDINCLTSGQNDEKTSTGEKHYECKQCGKVFTSSSSFRRHEEYHSREKSYVCKQCGKAFPFPSSLQIHERIHTGEKPYMCKQCGKTFARSSSLLTHERIHTGEKPYVCKQCGKAFTDRSSLRFHEMMHSGEKPYKCTKCGKAFASSGAFRKHERTHTGEQLFVCLQCEKVFSCESAFRTHKIIHSGECVCKQCGKAFTSHSSVKYHELMHSGEKPYVCKQCGKTFRSPKQVQIHKRTHTGEKPYVCKECGKAFTFLGSLQYHELIHTGEKPYLCKQCGKAFRSSRQVQIHERTHTGEKPYVCKQCGKAFFSLYHLRRHEVIHSGMNPYVCKQCGKAFSWFSTFHSHKQTHTGEKPYLCKQCGKAFCSRISWRRHEKAHTTVKPYACVQCGKAFRSPSYLKIHERIHTGEKPFICSQCGKPFRSFRYVKSHERSHTGEKPFVCTECGKAFSYYSSFHRHRRTHQTGTLNSELEKSS